The Megalobrama amblycephala isolate DHTTF-2021 linkage group LG1, ASM1881202v1, whole genome shotgun sequence genome segment ATTTCGTCCCCATTTGTGTTCACATTCTTGCAGAATCGTTTGGCTGAGACCCCCAGTGTGTCATGAATGATTTTCTGGAACCTgtattttttcaatatttttccagATACGATTCTGCCGATTAGGTTCCTGGTCTTTTCTTTTGCTGCACACTGAAATTTTTGTTTGAGGCTTTTCACAAGTGCATGATGATAGACCAGAGTTCTCCGCACATCCTTACTGACTGGACTTGTTCCGAGCATCCTTTTTGTTCTTTTCCTAGGAGAGTCGACACTGCACAGTAGCCGTTCATAGCGCTTACGGTATTTGTCTGATATTTTTGTTTGAGCTTTAAGCTTTTCCTTGAGTTTGTGATTCTCAATGTATATTTTCTGGTACTGTCTTCTTCTAGTACTTCTTCCTTGTATTCTCTGTCTGAAATTacatgaagacatttttaaattattttttaacattgcaGGTGTCATTTAAAGCATTTGAAATTAATTGTCACCATGCCACCATgtaattttgcattttaatctaACATTATAATCTAACAAGTACTTTTTCATGAGACATTGTTCTGTTTAAGGTACTTTCTACATAGCCTGCCTACATAGTTCTGTTTGAGGTTCTTACTACATAACCTTCTAACCTTCCTAGTTGTGGAACTGGTTGTTCCTCGCTGTCAGGACTCAGTGGTGGGGTAACAATAGCAGAAGCCTGTTTCTTTCTGCGTCTGCTCTGTTCCTGGGCTCTTCTCCAGGCCTTTCTCTTTGCACGTTTTTCCCTCTCACTCTGTTCATATATGGGCTTATAGTATGCACCTTGCTCCCTCTTTTCTCTCCATTTCTGCCGGCCTTTTGCCAAGTATGCCTCCCTTTTCGCAGGATCAGCATCTCGCCGTGCACGGTAACGGCGCTGCTTTTCTGCTGCAGATAATCGTGGCATTTGCCTGAAAACAAGTttacttttataatatttattgcaAAGTATTTTATAGTTACTGTACAATTAGAATATTAAATGAACTCCTGAAAACTATAAGAACATGTCATGAATGTCAACTATGTTACTCTTGGTCAACTAAGCTACCTTTGCAGAGTAACATAGGTGACTGGTAACCTAGTTgacatttttgctgtttttagggATAAAATCAAAATGGTTGCCTAGCACCAGACACCACATGCCATTTTACGGAGAGGTTCTTCTAAATATTATATGTACAACTGAGTGGAATTGAAATTCAAAGTTATTTATGAATTCATTGTAGTAACACTGTTGACATATGATAAGTACACATTTGCCCTAAGCACTACTTTAggtgaaataactgaaaatgTGGAGGGAGAACATACCTTGGAGTCTTGCTAGTTTTCTCTTCAGGAGGAAATGACATCATGTGGAGCAGGTCATGTGATTTGGAAAACACACTCTTCCTTGAGGGGTGTATTTGCTATGGGTAACTTAGATGACAGCGACTTCTCTGACATATATTCAATTTGTCAATTTCTATTGAAAATGTGACATATTGCCCAAAAAGACACATTGTTCACAATTACTTCAActtaatgtaaataatataattaaaactgtttttaaataagttttttaaatgtttttttaggtAATGAGATTGTGGTTGTAATTCATTTCGGACGGTTATTTAGTTGACATTTTAGGGATATCTAGtaaatttttataaataaatgattatttccATAATAATTAACTATGGAATTTGTAAAGACAAGATCATGAAGAACACTGAAgacttttaaaattttattttaataagcaTGTTTGCGAGATAAATCTCATGGACATGAAAACTCCCTCAATTATATATTGACCCTGATAGTCCCTTTCCAGTTTGGTCATTTACTGGGATGAAATCAATGAAGTGTTCTTTTACAGTCATGTCTAATGATGTCATATTAACAAAATGGAGAATCAGTGACATTTGCTCCTGGTGGTTCTTATCTGGTGTGCAATGAGGAAGCACAGAAAAATATTTTGCCCTCACAATAgcatttttgacatttgtgGCTACAATCGAAATTATCTCGTTTCGAATTTGAAGCCCTAGATAATGTGCATGAGtttctttattttttgatgCGACTGACATGTTCCTGCATAGTGGGATCAAATTTGCCGAACATCTCTATTTACCCATTGTTTTCTTCGTAAAGCCTAGCATTCGTTCCTTGAAATGCCAAATTATGTTTGGACAAGTACTGCATGGCTGCTATAATTCGCATAAAACTGCTCTGCCAGTGTGCCTGTTCTCGATTTATCTTCCTTTGATGTACCTAGTCTATAGATGTCATTGTCTCTAACCTTCATTTAGTCTCCATCCATTTTGCGGCACTTGTAATGTGATCACGGGATGTTTCGTGTTGTTTCAGCACAGCAGCCAGATGTCTCCAATCATTATTGCCCTCATTAGCAAGTTTGGTCTGAGGCAGACTTGTGCTATTGTTAAACAGTTTACAACAAAAGCAAAATACAGAATCTGTTAATAAACAATCCAGTCTCTATGAGCTTTTCCACCATTGGGTAACTTTCTTACATAGAAGTCATCGGAAAAGtgtcttttttttcatgatttggGTGGAAATTAAAGTTGCACACCATGACAGGACCCTTTTCCACAGTAAACCCACTGTCTTGTCATTTAGATGCATAGGGCAGTTGCTGGGGTCATTAAGAAATACAATCTACGCTGCGATTTGTCTCTCACGTCGGAGGCGGAGCAATGCTCATCAGTAGAAGTTGACCGGAcctaaaggtgcgttcacgcagctttgtaattcctgtagttacaagattctagcttgtaaaaagttAATATCCTCGTAGAGcttgtaattacagcttgtaagctgggagttttctgaaagctacgctgtaccacctgaccactgattcatttaggcgttgatagtggtgccatggaaacgaataattcccagtccaaggaccaaggacgtgaacagctccgaatatactGTCACGTGTTGTTctctcaagattccggtaaatacgaggtgacgcgAACGCAGCATAATCTTCCAGCATAGTCTCTAATATGTTGTagcagaaaaataaataaattgaccGTGTGGTTCAACTTAACTAAAATGTAACAAGCCAgactataaatatttttcactCATCACAACCACTTATTTAACTtattcagtggtgtataaagtacttgaaaaccatacttgagtaaaagtataaatatcttaccagaaaatgactttggtacaagttaaagtcactgtttagaatgttacttgagtaaaagttttaaaagtgccctagaattgaaaattaatttttcctcggcatagttaaataattagagttctgtacatggaaatgacatacaatgagtctcaaacaccattgtttcctccttcttatgtaaatttgatttgtgcaaaaaacctctgaagaacaggcgaatctcaacataacaccgactgttacgtaacagtctggatctttaatatgtacgcccccgacttttgcatataccagcccatgttcaaggcattagacaagccagtattaacgtctggagcagcacaggcgaataaacagactttatgcaggtaagcaagcaaggacaacagcgaaaaatggcagatgaagcaataataactgacatgatccatgatatcatgatatttttagcgatatttgtaaactgtctttctaaatgtttcattagcatgttgctaatgtactgttaaatgtggttaaagttaccatcatttattactgtattcacggagacaatagccatgtcattattttcatttttaaacactttcacCCTTGATTCAGTATCATACATTTCAAAGAGTTTGTTCTAGTCAGTTTGATGGTCCATTAACACCAAGGCTTCATGAAGTCAGAACAATTAGCCTATACGTGAACTTTAAACAACAcggtttttacaaaataaactgaaatatgtCTCCATCTAACCACAGCTTTGCACAATCAGCAGAAGATGGAATAAAGATAAGCAGCGCGTAATCCTTGTAGTTATTTCTGTGTGATTATGTTGATGTTTATAGATGTTTAGTCGTTGTGAACAGTATGGCGCGTCTTTAACTATTGGTGTCCGATGACGTCACGTCTCGCGCCTTCTCTCCCTTGCTTCATTCATTCAGCGTCTTCTGAGGTGAAGCGAGCAGTTCACGGTACTTCACTTATTTAAGTTACTCAATTATCAAACACACTTTATGCATGCTCGTTTCTGTATTGTTTTCATCGGGCACAGCGCTACTTGTGCGTCTTTTCTGGCGTTTTCCTGCTGAAATAAACAGTTAGCATAGTAGCAGCAAGCATGTGAGGAaaattcattcagacctgagcgaTTTGTTTGCGTTTGTTTGACTTTCAATGTTTTATATTGAaaactgttactgaatgtcaagtcaaaagtcaaagtttgagatctgtgagggAAATTGATGGGAATCTATTCCAAGTTTTGCTACtgccattttaatttttacctTTATTTCTCTGTCGACATTTATCTTTGGCTGATTATATCAACTTGTTAAAATTGAAATGTAtagagagtggggtaagataaGCTGTGTTTTACTAATGTGGTCCTCAAGATAAGAGGAAATTAggtacaataagagtaaagtAATTTTAGGATGTTTCctgtcattttaaatgttcaGAATACATATATGACAAAGAGTtctaaaaaatatgttttgtatCAAGGCGTTCAATCAGTTTACCCCAGGATAGGGGAAAGTTGATCAAAGTCAGTGGGTAATTTGCTCCATATGGTTGTAAACTGAACATCTGAATCAAAGTTAACTTACctcttttaaaaattaatttaataaccAAATTACTCTTTACAAACAGTctcatttattttcttaatgctAATTTAATCAGGGTTCCCACTTGTCCTGGAAAACCTGGAAAAATGATGACAAACTTTCCAGTCCTGGAAAACACATGGAAAATttgagaaaatgtaaaatgtcctgggtagcgtttcccaaaagcatcgtaagcctaagttgatcgtagctccattggtttcaGTGGAGCaacgatcaacttaagcttacgatgcttttgagaaacTCAGTGCAGAACTTAGTGAGTTTCCACTTAagtgattgacagctgcagtgattaaaaaggaaaaatctGTATATAACCAATTTgcaatttggaaaaaaaaaaaaaaaaaagtttttcatgcTGCCAAGTATACACAAAGTTTTGGGAATgactaatttatttaaatgcaggATTGAATCCAAAATTATATTGATTGACATGTTGATAACCAGCATTGGGTGGGACAGAAAATTATAATGTCAAAATAGATGTGTGCATTATGTAAATGCAGACTAGACCTGCCACATATTCTATTACGTGTTATGGGTTTCTTTGTTGTTCATCGACTTTGTCTTtgactaatatttttatttttaaatagttaaacaaaacattaaaatagttccaatatATTTTGCTATGAAATGGACACTGGTAATGAGAACATTTTATCAGTAATTTATGATTAAGAGctcatattaaaaactgatATTATAGTTATCATAGCAataaactatggaagcttgtttctgccgctgaattaaaaaaaaggtaactttttatctcaattcTAAAAaattcttgcaattgcgagcttacataattgtgatataaactcacaactgcttgatataaagtcagaattgcgagatataaacttacaattgtttgttataaagtcagaattgtgtgatataaactcagaattataaATCAcataattgtgatataaactctgACTTTTCTTGAAATTCCGCCTTTttctgtggcggaaacaagcttccataaacaTAATGTATGATTGAGAGCTcattaaaaactgattttaaacTTAAGTCATGGCAATAAACTGTACACCTTTTAAAGACTTGGAGAGCAATATATTACTTTAGGGCATGATCCTTGTCTTTTATTCCTGCCAtagtaaaattgaaaatgtcctggaaaaGTCCTGGAAAATGATGGCTAaaaaagagtgggaaccctgttAATATTTACGGTTTTATAAAAGTAACCAAGTGAAGTTGACATTTCAGTATCTTTAATTGTTTGGATTTCTGAAAAGATGAACACCGAAGTTGTAATCATCCTAAAAGCAGACTAAACAcagagttgttttttttttttaaataaataaataaataaataaataaataaaaaaggttctTGCCACAGTAGTTTTTCTATAATGTCGAAGATGTTTGGCCAAGAGGACTACAGGTAGGAAGATATGATTAAGCATCTggttcttgtttttattttatttttattttattttagcataTATATTGATTCAaatcagtttctaacagcaaacactgTTAGAAAGTGAGATAATCTGCTGATGAttctgaatgtcttgttgaatgagtgttgatagtctgagaatcatcaatattaacagcTGCTGAAAACACagaatagttcctgttttcacctcatttattatgctgatgtcttcagatctgctgtaaattgacacttaaagctcatttcattgctgtcaacagactgaggggatttgttggtttactaatttatttttgtctttatgctttcaacagttttttgttatttatatttggaagaatttacattaaattaccaactattttatttcttcaataatattttaattatttctgtATGTTGTAGAATATTTTATTGAGAATAACTGAATTGAGTGTAATCTATGAGAATAATACCAAAGAAATTATACTTcaatcaattttatttatatagaacAATAAGTACAACAGTAGTTGGCCATTGTGCTGTACAAGaggataaatatatatatatatatatatatatatatatatatatatatatatatatattaaaaaaaaaacaagattacTGATTACTTATTAAGAGAAACAAAGTATGCCACTGGAAAGGAACGTGCCTGCTTATGGCTACCTATTTCAGGCTGGGTGGAAATGCACGGTGAAGCCCTTATCTCATGTTCACTGCTTAAATACAGGTATGGAATGTACTGATTACCTTTGAGATGTTAGAGACTGGACTCTGCAAAAGAGCTAAGCTTTGTTACTTGGATAATAAAGTTTATTTTCTGACATAAAAAAGGCCTTCAAGACTTCAAGAGTGATTTTTAAAGACAGACTACACAACAATAACACAACAACAATATAATTTTAGAGTTATGAATTGAATGAGCATCAGTTATTTTATGATAGACAGATCGACATGCTTAGATGTATCATTTAGGCAAgtataaatataacaataactgatataattttgattttgtcAGATCAGCTCCTCCCACAGCAATCAcgtcatcagtgaagctcctcccacagcagttCACCAATAAATGTTCCATTCAGTCTTCAAGTAAAGACAATCATCAAAGCATCAGGAGGAGCTGAAGTCTGCAAAcactgagtttattaaagagaacagcgagaacatgagtgatccagaatcctgcaaaatgaaacaagctgaagatactgaagaacaaagcggttggtgtttattcttcattctttatatTCATTCATGATACTGAAGAACATTCATGatataaattatgaaatatgtACAGATTGTAAACAAATGGTCAGTAAAGGGAGGTTTGAGAAACTTTCATATTGATTGTCAACATTTGGTCAGACTAAGTTTATGTCTGGTTTATCTGGTTCAcaatatacacatataaatatatataacgATAAACTGTATCAAGTATGACCTTTCCAGAATGGATGACCGGATTGTAATCATAACCTGTGCAAAATCTGATTTATAGTTACTGATGTAGTTGTATCTCTCATAAATTATAGAAGTTATTCATAGTTATAGAGATTATTCTTATAATAACTTTAGTAACAGGGTAAATGAATGTGATCACAGCCCACTGAGTGAAGATGCGTAAAATCTTTTCCCCTCCTGTCCTTCTTTCACATTTGTTTCTTCTCCCACACTCCAATGCCTTTAGCCATTCTTCCCTTCACTGAGTTCACTCTGAGTGATCATATGAAAATATTATGTTCTTTGTCAATGCAAGTGAATTAACAGTCATGTTTGGGATCATTTGACATGTCTCAGCGCGACTGGTACAATGC includes the following:
- the LOC125251482 gene encoding uncharacterized protein LOC125251482 yields the protein MPRLSAAEKQRRYRARRDADPAKREAYLAKGRQKWREKREQGAYYKPIYEQSEREKRAKRKAWRRAQEQSRRRKKQASAIVTPPLSPDSEEQPVPQLGRQRIQGRSTRRRQYQKIYIENHKLKEKLKAQTKISDKYRKRYERLLCSVDSPRKRTKRMLGTSPVSKDVRRTLVYHHALVKSLKQKFQCAAKEKTRNLIGRIVSGKILKKYRFQKIIHDTLGVSAKRFCKNVNTNGDEIACFARKKYISTHSKLQDQVVAFYTRDDVSRSTAGKKQTITKGKVKKQKRFMTDTMKNLHRIFLLENVSSKLSYTLFCRMRPYWVVHPTIADRDIM